One stretch of Gadus chalcogrammus isolate NIFS_2021 chromosome 14, NIFS_Gcha_1.0, whole genome shotgun sequence DNA includes these proteins:
- the LOC130403923 gene encoding ras association domain-containing protein 8-like isoform X2, giving the protein MELKVWVDGVVRVVCGLSYTTSCQDVVIALAQAIGQTGRYILVLKLRGTERQLLATDCPLQAVAQLGQQATEVQFVLRRTGHALSDGPHESKTDGQLLLPRQPEPPSQPQKAQSFHLGPSTFPRRKRTRAYSPSPRASPEPRASPVSFQEPVHPVKTSQPLGSKEEAFRQILKQQEWLYDLEVQLQALKCELRDCERSSGPTPVPSPTPSLEEELEELETRTRQNEAELMHAEHWEEQLEEELDLEDDMHGRLDTISSNIDDHISRLQDLQAHSTKLGHDLQLEQSSVPQPDDHALPSLRQELQSRLQEGNALAALLSEKERELQAVKERSQLMEECDKDLRQLKLQQFIQQAGVTAGPPDSEQWENPYPPDPSAQWENPYLPAPSDRYLSNAGLMEDDLNEAVSVC; this is encoded by the exons atggagctgAAGGTGTGGGTGGATGGTGTGGTCAGAGTGGTGTGTGGCCTATCGTACACCACTTCCTGCCAGGATGTGGTCATTGCTCTCGCTCAGGCCATTG GCCAGACGGGCCGCTACATCCTCGTCCTGAAGCTGCGAGGCACGGAGCGCCAGCTCCTCGCCACCGACTGCCCGCTGCAGGCCGTGGCTCAGCTGGGTCAGCAGGCCACTGAGGTCCAGTTCGTCCTGCGACGGACGGGCCACGCCCTCAGCGACGGCCCCCATGAGTCCAAGACGGACgggcagctgctgctgccgagACAACCGGAGCCACCGAGCCAACCCCAGAAGGCCCAGTCCTTCCACCTGGGTCCCTCCACGTTcccaaggaggaagaggaccagGGCGTACTCGCCATCGCCCAGAGCCTCCCCAGAGCCCAGGGCCTCCCCGGTCTCCTTCCAGGAACCTGTCCACCCTGTTAAGACGAGTCAGCCCCTCGGCTCCAAAGAGGAGGCCTTCAGGCAGATACTGAAGCAGCAGGAGTGGCTCTATGACCTGGAGGTGCAGCTTCAGGCTCTGAAGTGTGAGCTGCGGGATTGCGAGAGGAGCTCTGGTCCCACGCCCGTCCCCTCCCCGACGcccagcctggaggaggagctggaggagctggagacgaGGACCAGGCAGAACGAGGCAGAGCTCATGCACGCTGAACACTGGGAAGAGCAGCTCGAGGAGGAGTTGGACCTTGAAGATG ATATGCACGGACGCCTAGACACCATCTCCTCCAACATCGACGACCATATCTCCAggctccaggacctccaggcccATTCGACCAAGCTGGGGCACGACTTGCAGCTGGAACAGAGCTCCGTTCCGCAGCCAGACGACCACGCCCTGCCCTCCCTGAGACAGGAGCTCCAGAGTCGCCTGCAGGAAGGGAATGCACTCGCGGCACTGCTGTCGGAAAAGGAGAGGGAACTACAAGCTGTGAAA GAGAGGAGCCAGCTGATGGAGGAGTGTGACAAGGACCTGAGACAGCTCAAGCTTCAGCAGTTCATCCAGCAGGCTGGCGTGACTGCAGGCCCACCCGACTCAGAGCAGTGGGAGAACCCCTATCCCCCAGACCCCTCGGCCCAATGGGAGAACCCCTATCTCCCGGCCCCCTCGGACCGGTACCTCTCCAACGCGGGCCTCATGGAGGACGACCTGAACGAAGCTGTCAGCGTGTGCTGA
- the LOC130403923 gene encoding ras association domain-containing protein 8-like isoform X1, giving the protein MELKVWVDGVVRVVCGLSYTTSCQDVVIALAQAIGQTGRYILVLKLRGTERQLLATDCPLQAVAQLGQQATEVQFVLRRTGHALSDGPHESKTDGQLLLPRQPEPPSQPQKAQSFHLGPSTFPRRKRTRAYSPSPRASPEPRASPVSFQEPVHPVKTSQPLGSKEEAFRQILKQQEWLYDLEVQLQALKCELRDCERSSGPTPVPSPTPSLEEELEELETRTRQNEAELMHAEHWEEQLEEELDLEDDMHGRLDTISSNIDDHISRLQDLQAHSTKLGHDLQLEQSSVPQPDDHALPSLRQELQSRLQEGNALAALLSEKERELQAVKVMLEERSQLMEECDKDLRQLKLQQFIQQAGVTAGPPDSEQWENPYPPDPSAQWENPYLPAPSDRYLSNAGLMEDDLNEAVSVC; this is encoded by the exons atggagctgAAGGTGTGGGTGGATGGTGTGGTCAGAGTGGTGTGTGGCCTATCGTACACCACTTCCTGCCAGGATGTGGTCATTGCTCTCGCTCAGGCCATTG GCCAGACGGGCCGCTACATCCTCGTCCTGAAGCTGCGAGGCACGGAGCGCCAGCTCCTCGCCACCGACTGCCCGCTGCAGGCCGTGGCTCAGCTGGGTCAGCAGGCCACTGAGGTCCAGTTCGTCCTGCGACGGACGGGCCACGCCCTCAGCGACGGCCCCCATGAGTCCAAGACGGACgggcagctgctgctgccgagACAACCGGAGCCACCGAGCCAACCCCAGAAGGCCCAGTCCTTCCACCTGGGTCCCTCCACGTTcccaaggaggaagaggaccagGGCGTACTCGCCATCGCCCAGAGCCTCCCCAGAGCCCAGGGCCTCCCCGGTCTCCTTCCAGGAACCTGTCCACCCTGTTAAGACGAGTCAGCCCCTCGGCTCCAAAGAGGAGGCCTTCAGGCAGATACTGAAGCAGCAGGAGTGGCTCTATGACCTGGAGGTGCAGCTTCAGGCTCTGAAGTGTGAGCTGCGGGATTGCGAGAGGAGCTCTGGTCCCACGCCCGTCCCCTCCCCGACGcccagcctggaggaggagctggaggagctggagacgaGGACCAGGCAGAACGAGGCAGAGCTCATGCACGCTGAACACTGGGAAGAGCAGCTCGAGGAGGAGTTGGACCTTGAAGATG ATATGCACGGACGCCTAGACACCATCTCCTCCAACATCGACGACCATATCTCCAggctccaggacctccaggcccATTCGACCAAGCTGGGGCACGACTTGCAGCTGGAACAGAGCTCCGTTCCGCAGCCAGACGACCACGCCCTGCCCTCCCTGAGACAGGAGCTCCAGAGTCGCCTGCAGGAAGGGAATGCACTCGCGGCACTGCTGTCGGAAAAGGAGAGGGAACTACAAGCTGTGAAAGTAATGCTGGAG GAGAGGAGCCAGCTGATGGAGGAGTGTGACAAGGACCTGAGACAGCTCAAGCTTCAGCAGTTCATCCAGCAGGCTGGCGTGACTGCAGGCCCACCCGACTCAGAGCAGTGGGAGAACCCCTATCCCCCAGACCCCTCGGCCCAATGGGAGAACCCCTATCTCCCGGCCCCCTCGGACCGGTACCTCTCCAACGCGGGCCTCATGGAGGACGACCTGAACGAAGCTGTCAGCGTGTGCTGA
- the LOC130403923 gene encoding ras association domain-containing protein 7-like isoform X3, protein MELKVWVDGVVRVVCGLSYTTSCQDVVIALAQAIGQTGRYILVLKLRGTERQLLATDCPLQAVAQLGQQATEVQFVLRRTGHALSDGPHESKTDGQLLLPRQPEPPSQPQKAQSFHLGPSTFPRRKRTRAYSPSPRASPEPRASPVSFQEPVHPVKTSQPLGSKEEAFRQILKQQEWLYDLEVQLQALKCELRDCERSSGPTPVPSPTPSLEEELEELETRTRQNEAELMHAEHWEEQLEEELDLEDDMHGRLDTISSNIDDHISRLQDLQAHSTKLGHDLQLEQSSVPQPDDHALPSLRQELQSRLQEGNALAALLSEKERELQAVKVMLEVRGAS, encoded by the exons atggagctgAAGGTGTGGGTGGATGGTGTGGTCAGAGTGGTGTGTGGCCTATCGTACACCACTTCCTGCCAGGATGTGGTCATTGCTCTCGCTCAGGCCATTG GCCAGACGGGCCGCTACATCCTCGTCCTGAAGCTGCGAGGCACGGAGCGCCAGCTCCTCGCCACCGACTGCCCGCTGCAGGCCGTGGCTCAGCTGGGTCAGCAGGCCACTGAGGTCCAGTTCGTCCTGCGACGGACGGGCCACGCCCTCAGCGACGGCCCCCATGAGTCCAAGACGGACgggcagctgctgctgccgagACAACCGGAGCCACCGAGCCAACCCCAGAAGGCCCAGTCCTTCCACCTGGGTCCCTCCACGTTcccaaggaggaagaggaccagGGCGTACTCGCCATCGCCCAGAGCCTCCCCAGAGCCCAGGGCCTCCCCGGTCTCCTTCCAGGAACCTGTCCACCCTGTTAAGACGAGTCAGCCCCTCGGCTCCAAAGAGGAGGCCTTCAGGCAGATACTGAAGCAGCAGGAGTGGCTCTATGACCTGGAGGTGCAGCTTCAGGCTCTGAAGTGTGAGCTGCGGGATTGCGAGAGGAGCTCTGGTCCCACGCCCGTCCCCTCCCCGACGcccagcctggaggaggagctggaggagctggagacgaGGACCAGGCAGAACGAGGCAGAGCTCATGCACGCTGAACACTGGGAAGAGCAGCTCGAGGAGGAGTTGGACCTTGAAGATG ATATGCACGGACGCCTAGACACCATCTCCTCCAACATCGACGACCATATCTCCAggctccaggacctccaggcccATTCGACCAAGCTGGGGCACGACTTGCAGCTGGAACAGAGCTCCGTTCCGCAGCCAGACGACCACGCCCTGCCCTCCCTGAGACAGGAGCTCCAGAGTCGCCTGCAGGAAGGGAATGCACTCGCGGCACTGCTGTCGGAAAAGGAGAGGGAACTACAAGCTGTGAAAGTAATGCTGGAGGT GAGAGGAGCCAGCTGA